One genomic window of Sphingopyxis sp. OPL5 includes the following:
- a CDS encoding cytidine deaminase → MSDETVEALIDAARDAASRAYAPYSGFHVGAALLLKDGSLVTGANVENASYGLTLCAETSAIAKIANEGWIGELVAVAIIGGRPDGDALLGSDPVHPCGRCRQILNEAAEQSQTDIAVHCASGDGSTVASYRLSELLPHSFGPKDLGFVRD, encoded by the coding sequence ATGAGCGACGAGACGGTCGAGGCGCTGATCGATGCGGCGCGCGATGCCGCGAGCCGGGCCTATGCGCCCTATTCGGGCTTTCATGTCGGCGCCGCGCTGCTGCTCAAGGACGGCAGCCTGGTGACCGGTGCCAATGTCGAAAATGCCAGCTATGGCCTGACGCTCTGCGCCGAAACCTCGGCGATCGCCAAGATCGCCAACGAAGGCTGGATCGGCGAGCTCGTCGCGGTCGCGATCATCGGCGGGCGGCCCGATGGCGACGCGCTGCTCGGCAGCGATCCGGTGCATCCGTGCGGACGCTGCCGCCAGATCCTGAACGAGGCCGCCGAACAGTCGCAGACCGACATCGCCGTCCATTGCGCGTCGGGCGACGGTTCGACGGTCGCGAGCTACAGGCTCAGCGAATTGCTACCGCACAGTTTCGGACCCAAGGATCTCGGCTTCGTTCGCGACTGA
- a CDS encoding UPF0262 family protein: MTDADPSRQRIISIDLDEGSIVWRNADVEQERRVAIFDLIEDNKFVPQRGHADGYAGPYRLTLRVEEGRLIFEIAREDHSPLEAIILGLGRFRRPIRDYFAICDSYYQAIKTSTAQQIETVDMARRGLHNEAAEMLMDRLDGKIAVDFDTARRLFTLICVLHIKG, translated from the coding sequence ATGACCGACGCCGACCCTTCCCGACAGCGCATCATCTCGATCGACCTCGACGAAGGCTCGATCGTCTGGCGCAACGCCGATGTCGAGCAGGAGCGGCGCGTCGCGATCTTCGACCTGATCGAGGACAATAAGTTCGTGCCCCAGCGCGGCCACGCCGACGGCTATGCCGGCCCGTACCGGCTGACCCTGCGCGTCGAGGAAGGCCGGCTGATCTTCGAAATCGCACGCGAGGACCATTCGCCGCTCGAGGCGATCATATTGGGCCTCGGGCGTTTTCGCCGCCCGATCCGCGACTATTTCGCCATTTGCGATTCATACTATCAGGCGATCAAGACCTCGACCGCGCAGCAGATCGAGACCGTCGACATGGCGCGGCGCGGGCTGCATAATGAGGCCGCCGAAATGCTGATGGACCGGCTCGACGGCAAGATCGCGGTCGATTTCGACACCGCGCGGCGGCTGTTCACGCTGATCTGCGTGCTGCATATCAAGGGCTGA
- a CDS encoding glycoside hydrolase family 25 protein translates to MATRAIKSGGKGPARPKRDWRGALLRLLKRTGAALLLILLGVGLALWWAARWAPARDQYPWQGVTIDASNGSVQWGSIKAAGADFAYIAATGGADRADPMFARNIKGAAAAGVQFGPIHRYDLCRLATDQAANFIRHVPRRADALPAAVWLDYDDRCPDRPTRALLLSELATFLAQIEAHMGKPSLVAPSPAFEADYRVTSGIARTAWLRRDFFAPDYGAHPWAMWQANDYMRIAGADGTVGWNVVRPDGDIQ, encoded by the coding sequence ATGGCGACGAGGGCGATCAAGAGCGGCGGGAAAGGTCCGGCCAGGCCGAAGCGCGACTGGCGCGGCGCGCTGCTGCGCCTGCTGAAGCGCACCGGCGCGGCGCTGCTGCTGATCCTGCTCGGCGTCGGCCTCGCCTTGTGGTGGGCCGCGCGCTGGGCGCCGGCGCGCGATCAATATCCCTGGCAGGGGGTGACGATCGACGCATCGAACGGTTCGGTCCAATGGGGGTCGATCAAGGCCGCGGGCGCCGATTTCGCCTATATCGCCGCGACCGGCGGCGCCGACCGCGCCGACCCGATGTTTGCGCGCAACATCAAGGGCGCGGCGGCGGCGGGGGTCCAGTTCGGTCCGATCCACCGCTACGACCTCTGCCGCCTCGCCACCGATCAGGCGGCGAATTTCATCCGCCATGTCCCGCGCCGCGCCGACGCGCTGCCCGCGGCGGTATGGCTCGACTATGACGACCGCTGCCCCGATCGGCCGACCCGCGCGCTGCTGCTGAGCGAACTCGCCACCTTCCTCGCGCAGATCGAGGCGCATATGGGCAAGCCGAGCCTCGTCGCGCCCAGTCCGGCGTTCGAGGCCGATTACCGCGTCACCAGCGGCATCGCGCGGACCGCCTGGCTGCGCCGCGACTTCTTCGCGCCCGATTATGGCGCGCACCCCTGGGCGATGTGGCAGGCGAACGACTATATGCGCATTGCGGGCGCCGACGGCACCGTCGGCTGGAACGTCGTGCGCCCCGACGGAGATATCCAATGA